One Anopheles marshallii chromosome 3, idAnoMarsDA_429_01, whole genome shotgun sequence genomic region harbors:
- the LOC128712080 gene encoding ubiquitin-protein ligase E3B, with amino-acid sequence MFGRTETNKDSFLVQTKAAREERANERAQEERRDRSILLLQRNIRGWLARTKFRQTILTEFDELLPPVTNVGKPIDLKPSLAVYCAASHFLLQWKAETSAPESAQHRDRLERLCRYLVASLESDSPKTSYIGVAFNKELSLAWIRHIKKLLYRCCTAIELLKPEVHSDSISLALYLHTLVAFTSINSWALLRNKSLAGLKPGMMQLCANVMGDLVQKGFYLTLRQVLVKGTCRPVVNLKPISLTALVTLALRPLVSSGYSENLLSQFLVQILSVPGMIAQLEQLTPECLVSIQSHGTLEKTLDLLAGEQSTKFVVASLQNSNLLALLANLVQLYYLEPPENAAKLAYPAFTFVVTQLLNGILNSLAQAGGAFTQWHELLGWFSPGKDRLQHENLPLIKKQIHLLWNHRIVKLLLGDNLKELAVGYETIDYPIPSGNSTGNLLKRALTFERSSMKGQPNKAGKTYRKLGSAEVSRVALTCSMYHAALSALSQLRLDILSGLCYNDTVLHDLWLLLGSIGPNCGLKGFIELLQVSQTNYAPPLLLLSLFCDCMTHYVTILDDLEMYEQQTPFTLNDYIVLSHFLNTFLYRTIQDQILDAKTATSAPLFVSIHTLLLCLYRRDCRRQFAPPNHWLIRDIRPSHFLADLEKGKKHTQILLQKMPHIIPHEDRVQLFRKFVQNEKAVLGLTESACASPSSALVTVHRDRIVEDGYRQLAALPPHGLKGVIRVRFINQQGLDEAGIDQDGVFKEFLEETIKRVFDPSLNLFKTTTEQRLYPSPTSHMQENHLALFEFVGRMLGKAVYEGIVVDVPFASFFLSQVLGQTQQALYSCMDELPSLDKELYRSLTFIKHYQGDVADLDLTFSVDEDVMGKIVTHELHPGGKARAVNNDNKINYIHYMAYFRMHTQIRDQTAAFIRGFRCIVNPDWLALFSTPELQRLISGDTSPLDLKDLRKHTQYYGGFHDGHRVVGWLWDILAKDFTEEEKKLFLKFVTSCSKPPLLGFAHLEPPFSIRCVEVGDDEDIGDTVGSVIRGFFTIRKKDPLNRLPTSSTCFNLLKLPNYQKKSMLRDKLRYAISSNTGFELS; translated from the exons atGTTTGGACGCACCGAAACAAACAAGGACAGTTTTCTCGTCCAAACGAAAGCGGCACGGGAAGAGCGTGCCAATGAACGGGCACAGGAAGAACGGCGGGACCGTTCGATATTGCTGCTTCAGCGCAACATCCGCGGATGGTTGGCACGTACCAAATTTCGCCAAACCATTCT CACCGAATTCGACGAACTGCTTCCACCGGTCACAAATGTTGGTAAACCGATCGACCTTAAACCGAGCCTTGCCGTGTATTGTGCCGCTAGTCACTTTCTGCTGCAGTGGAAAGCGGAGACGAGCGCACCAGAGTCAGCTCAACATCGGGACCGGCTGGAACGTTTGTGTCGCTATTTAGTCGCTAGCCTTGAATCGGATTCACCCAAAACTAGCTACATTGGTGTTGCGTTCAATAAGGAACTAAGCTTAGCTTGGATACGCCACATCAAGAAACTGCTGTATCGATGTTGTACAGCGATCGAGCTGCTTAAACCCGAGGTACACAGCGACAGCATATCATTGGCCTTATATTTGCACACGCTGGTCGCGTTTACGTCGATCAACAGTTGGGCACTGTTGCGCAATAAATCGTTGGCCGGCCTAAAGCCCGGTATGATGCAGCTTTGCGCGAATGTGATGGGCGATCTCGTACAGAAGGGGTTCTATCTAACGTTGCGCCAGGTGCTGGTGAAAGGCACCTGTCGGCCGGTAGTGAATCTGAAACCCATCTCGCTTACCGCGCTCGTAACGCTTGCCCTACGTCCGCTCGTATCGTCCGGGTATAGCGAGAACCTTCTCAGCCAATTTCTGGTGCAGATCCTCTCCGTACCGGGTATGATCGCGCAGCTCGAACAGCTCACACCCGAATGTCTGGTAAGCATTCAATCGCACGGAACGCTGGAAAAAACGCTCGACCTGCTCGCCGGTGAACAGTCGACCAAGTTTGTGGTGGCCAGCCTGCAGAATAGCAATCTGCTCGCGTTGCTTGCCAACCTGGTGCAGCTGTACTATCTGGAACCGCCGGAAAATGCGGCCAAACTGGCCTATCCCGCATTCACGTTCGTCGTGACGCAGCTACTGAACGGTATACTGAACAGCTTGGCCCAGGCCGGTGGTGCCTTCACGCAGTGGCACGAACTGCTCGGGTGGTTTTCGCCCGGCAAGGATCGGCTGCAGCACGAAAATTTACCGCTGATCAAGAAGCAGATCCATCTGCTGTGGAACCATCGGATCGTGAAGCTGCTGCTGGGAGACAATCTGAAGGAGCTTGCGGTCGGGTACGAGACGATTGATTATCCCATCCCATCCGGTAACAGTACGGGGAATTTGTTGAAGCGTGCACTCACATTTGAACGTAGCTCGATGAAGGGACAGCCGAACAAGGCGGGGAAAACGTACCGAAAGCTCGGTTCGGCTGAAGTGTCCCGGGTTGCCCTAACCTGCTCGATGTATCATGCGGCACTGAGTGCGTTGTCGCAGCTGCGCTTGGACATTCTTTCGG GTCTTTGCTATAACGATACGGTGCTACACGATCTTTGGCTGCTGCTCGGATCGATCGGTCCGAACTGTGGTCTAAAAGGGTTCATCGAGCTGCTGCAAGTTAGTCAAACGAATTACGCAccaccactgctgctgctgtcacTGTTTTGCGACTGCATGACCCACTACGTAAC TATTTTAGATGATTTGGAAATGTACGAACAGCAGACACCGTTCACGCTGAACGACTACATTGTGCTGTCGCACTTTTTGAACACATTCCTGTACCGCACCATTCAGGACCAGATACTGGACGCCAAGACGGCAACCAGCGCACCACTGTTCGTGTCCATACACACGCTGCTGCTATGTCTGTACCGGCGTGACTGTCGGCGACAGTTTGCCCCGCCGAACCATTGGCTGATCCGGGACATACGGCCTTCCCACTTTCTAGCCGATCTCGAAAAGGGTAAAAAACACACCCAGATTCTGTTGCAGAAGATGCCCCACATCATACCGCACGAGGACCGGGTGCAGCTGTTCCGGAAGTTTGTACAGAATGAAAAAGCGGTACTCGGGTTGACGGAATCGGCCTGTGCATCACCGAGCTCCGCGCTGGTCACCGTCCATCGGGATCGTATCGTCGAGGATGGCTATCGGCAGCTGGCCGCATTACCGCCGCATGGGTTAAAAGGTGTGATACGGGTACGGTTCATCAACCAGCAGGGTTTGGACGAGGCGGGTATCGATCAGGACGGTGTGTTTAAGGAGTTTTTGGAGGAAACGATCAAGCGGGTGTTTGACCCGTCGTTGAATCTGTTTAAGACGACCACCGAACAGCGACTCTATCCATCGCCCACCTCCCACATGCAGGAAAACCATCTGGCCTTGTTCGAGTTTGTGGGCCGAATGTTGGGCAAAGCGGTTTACGAGGGCATTGTCGTGGATGTACCGTTTGCGTCGTTCTTCCTCTCGCAAGTGCTCGGACAGACGCAGCAGGCATTGTACAGCTGCATGGATGAGTTACCGTCGCTCGACAAGGAACTGTACCGTAGCTTAACGTTCATCAAACACTACCAGGGTGATGTTGCTGATCTGGACCTAACGTTCAGCGTGGACGAGGATGTGATGGGAAAGATAGTGACGCACGAACTGCATCCCGGTGGTAAAGCACGAGCAGTTAATAACGATAATAA gaTTAATTACATCCACTACATGGCTTACTTTCGCATGCATACACAAATCCGCGATCAAACGGCCGCCTTTATACGCGGATTTCGATGCATTGTTAATCCGGACTGGTTGGCGCTGTTTTCCACACCGGAA CTGCAAAGACTTATATCGGGCGACACATCCCCATTGGATTTGAAGGATCTGCGCAAACATACCCAGTATTACGGTGGGTTCCACGACGGTCATCGGGTGGTCGGTTGGCTGTGGGATATTCTTGCCAAAGATTTCACCGAGGAGGAGAAAAAATTGTTCCTCAAG TTTGTAACGAGCTGTTCGAAACCGCCACTGCTTGGTTTCGCTCATTTGGAGCCCCCGTTTTCCATACGTTGCGTGGAGGTGGGCGATGATGAGGACATCGGCGATACGGTTGGTTCTGTCATTCGAGGGTTCTTTACCATCCGCAAGAAGGATCCACTGAACCGGCTGCCCACTTCGTCCACCTGCTTCAATCTGCTCAAGCTGCCGAACTATCAGAAGAAGAGCATGCTGCGGGATAAGCTCCGGTATGCAATATCTAGCAACACCGGGTTCGAGCTGTCTTAA